The nucleotide sequence AAAACTTCCGACACAAAGAGGCCTGAATCCCCAAGGGTCTCTGGCTATGTAAATTCCTTCAACCGTTAAAACGGCAATCGAAAAAGCTCCTTCCCATTCTCTCATACATGAAGCTATACGCTCAGCCCAAGAATCGCCCTTGGCAGCGGCAAGCATCATAATCATAACTTCGGTATCGGAGGTAGAAGAAAGCCCCACCCCTCTTTCCAAAAGTTTTTGCCTTAAATGCGGAGCGTTTACAAGGTTTCCGTTATGAGCAAGGGCTATAGGCCCGTGCATTGTTTCTATATAAAAGGGCTGGATATTTCCAAAAGAAGAAGAACCTGTAGTTGAGTAGCGGGTATGGCCTATGGCAGCATAACCTTGAAGGTTCGATATATCGTGTTCGGTAAAAATGTTGGAAACAAGGCCCGGTTTTTTGAAGACTCGGATATGTTTTCCGTTTGAAACAGCCATTCCGGCAGCTTCTTGTCCCCTGTGTTGAAGAGAAAAAAGAGCATAAAAAACCGAGCGGGCAGCGTCATCCGGCCTGAAAGGCAGCCTTTCCGGATTTTCCGTCTTATAGGAGTTTGAATCCCAGACAGCTGCGATCCCGCATTCTTCCCCTAAACTCGATTTAAAAATATCATCCTTGCTCATTTTCTCAAATTCTCCTAAATCTAATCAAAAAACAACAAAGGGAGACCTTTCATCTTTCAGAAAGAGCCTCCCTTCTTCGGCATTTTAAGAACTTTTAAACCAGATCGATTAATGAAAGTCTTTAGGTCGTCGTTCAACTCTTTTACACTTTGAACATTCTGCAATATTTTTAATCTTACCGTTATCGACCATTGTTTTTAATACGATGTCTCCGCCGCAGGGACAATTAAATTTTTGAGTAGCAGCAGCAGTTCGTGAGTTTTTACTTGCACCAGCCATACTTGCCTCCTAGTAAAATATTATAGATTATAGTTATATCAACCGAATAAGTATAAAAAAAAACGGATTTTATGTCAATAGTGATAATATAAAAATCAGATCCTTTTCTTCAATACAAAGAAGAGCCAAATGCTGCTTATTCCGTTTATCAAAAAACCAAAACCTATCAAACTTGCAAAGAGGCCTGAAATGCTTGCAGGATTAAAAAGCCCCGAAAGCCCTATTAGGCATACAATTCCGGCAAAAATCAGCCAAAGCCACCACAGCTTCACACCGTATCTTTTTAGATCAAAGGACTTTTTGACCTCAACAGCTCCCAAACAAATCAAAAACAGCCCGAGGACGAGCCCGATAAGACCGAGAACGGCACTTGGATTTACCAGACACAAAAGCCCCAGTCCTATAAGAATGATACCCAAAACCAAAAAGGTATTCATTTTGATTGAAAGGAACTGATAAATTTCGACAAGTCCGTAAACGATTAACGAAATACCTACAATAGTCACAATAATTCTTGTTATACTGTCAGGGTTAAAAATACATACAAGCCCTAAAACTGTAGACATCACGGCAATAGCCAAAAAAATCATAGAATAAGATAATTTTTTTTCAGACATATATACTCCTTATAAATAATACGATATTATAACGATAACAATTTTTTCTTTAATGCATCACCGAGCATCTCCAAATGCTGCTGTAAAATTTTAGTAGGACAGCCGACATTGATTCTTTCAAAACCGTCTCCTTCAGAGCCGAAAACATAACCTTCATCCGTAAAAAATTGAGCTTCATTATGCATAAAATTTTCCAAAGTTTGGTTATCCATTCCGAGGGCTCTAAAATCAATCCATTGAAGATAAGTACCTTCGATAAATCGGCTTTTAAGCATAGGAAAATTGGAATCAAAATAGTTTTTAACCAGCTTTTGATTAGTATCGAGAACTTGAAGAAGCTCATCAAGCCATTTGTCGCACTGAGTATAAGCTATTTCGCAAGCTTTAAACCCGAGAACATTTACACTTGAAGATCTCATCCTCTGAAGCATATCATAATATTTTGTTCTAAGATTTTCATTTTCGACAATTATATTTGATGTAGCAAGTCCTGCAACATTGAAGGTTTTTGAAGGAGCAGTCGCAGTTATGGTATTTGAACCTATTTCTTTGGAAATACTTGCCATGATGGTATGTTTATAGCCGGGCATTACAAGGTCATTCCAAATCTCATCGGAAAAAACTATAACATTATTTGCCAAAGCTATTTCGGCAAGTTTTTTTAATTCCTCTTTTTTCCATACACGGCCGACAGGATTATGAGGAGAGCAAAATATCAAAAGTTTATTTTTAGGCTGCTTTGCCAAACGTTCAAATTTCTCATAATCTATTGTATAATAATTGTCCTTATCACATAGAAGAGGACAATTTACAAGCTCCCTGTCATTCATTTCGATTGCCATAGAAAAGGGATAATATACCGGCCTCATAATTATTACGCCGTCTCCTTTTTCGGTAAAGGCATTTACTGCAGCAAAAAAAGCATTTACAACACCGGGAGTCTGAAGAATCATTTCGGCACTTACGGTATAATCATGCTTACGCTTAAGCCAATTTATTACGGCATTATCATAATCGGGGTATCTCATAGAATAACCTAAAATCAGTCTATCGAGATAGCTTTTTAAGCCTTCAGTTATTTCGGGCGGGTTTTTAAATTCCATATCGGCGACGGAAAGCGGAATTATGCCGTCCGGAACATCCGGATTCCATCGGTACATAAGTTCCCACTTAGCGGAACCTATGTTTTTTCGCGGAAGAGTATTTTCAAAATCATACTTTCTTGTTTTATTGATTGACATTTATTTTTTCCAGTTTCCAAATTTCATCAACATAATTTTGAATAGTCCTGTCCGAACTGAATTTTCCTGAGCGTGCTATATTTAAAATGCATTTTTTTGCCCAAGAATGGCGGTGATAATACTCGCTTATAATCTGCTCGTGAGCTTTTTGATAGCTCTTAAAATCGGCAAGAATATAATAAGTATCGGGCCTCTGTCCTTCAACACCGTAAATCAAAGAATCGTAAAGCCCTCTAAAGGTTTGTTCTCCCGGCAAGGTATAGGTCCCGTCAATAAGCTGATTGACGGCCTTTTCCAGTTCGGGATTTGCTGCAAGATATTCCCTAGGATTATAGGTGTTTTCCTTGTCCATCTTTAAAATCTCTTCAGCCTTAAGCCCGAAGATAAATTCATTCTCTGCTCCGGCTTCTTCGATAATCTCAATATTAGCCCCGTCAAGGGTACCGATGGTTACGGCTCCGTTAATCATAAATTTCATATTGCCCGTACCGGAGGCTTCTTTTCCGGCTGTAGAAATTTGCTCCGAAATATCGGCAGCAGGGAAGATTTTTTCCGCAGCAGATACGCGGTAGTTTTCAACAAAGACAACTCTTAATTTTCCGGCAACCCTGTGATCGTTATTTATTCTGTCGGCAACCGTGTTGATGAGTTTTATTATTTCCTTTGCACGCCTATAGGCTGCCGCAGCTTTTGCTCCGAAGATAAAGGTTTGCGGAACAGGGTCATAGGACGGGTCATTGATAATTCTATTATAAAGGGTCATTATATGGAGAATGTTCAGTAACTGCCTTTTATATTCGTGGAGGCGTTTGATTTGAACATCATAGATAGAATCGGGATTGATAAATATGCCTTGATTTTTTTCAAGGTATTCGGCAAGCCTGATTTTGTTTTTATGTTTAACCTCGATAAAACCTTCTAAAAATTCTTCATCATCTATAAAGGCTTCAAGTTTTTTTAATTCATTTAAATTAGTTATCCAGCCGCCGCCTATGTATTTTGTGATAAACTCGGAAAGCAGAGGATTGGCCGTTAAAAGCCAGCGCCGCTGAGTTACTCCATTTGTCTTATTGTTAAACTTATTCGGATAGAGGTCGTAAAAATCGGCGAGTTCTTTGTGCTTTAGAATTTCGGTATGAAGAGCGGCCACTCCGTTTACCGAAAAAGAGCCGGCTATGGCAAGACGGGCCATGTGAATTTTTCCGTCAGCCATAATCGCCATATTATTGTGCTTTTTCCAGTCCCCCGGATATTTTTCGTAAAGCTTTGCCAAAAAACGCCTGTTTATTTCTTCAACGATTTGATAAATCCTAGGCAAAAGTTTTTGAAAAACATCTATCGGCCATTTTTCCAAGGCTTCCGCTAAAATCGTGTGGTTTGTGTAAGCAAAAACCTTCTTTGTAATATCCCAAGCGGCATCCCATTCAAGATGATAATCGTCCATCAAAATACGCATAAGCTCAGGGATTCCCACAACAGGATGGGTATCGTTTAGCTGGATTACAACATAGTCGGGCAGCTTGGTAAAATCCGTACCTTCTCTATGTATAAAGGAGCGTATAATATCCTGTAAACTTGCAGAAGTAAAAAAGTATTGCTGTTTTAAGCGTAAATTCATTCCGGGCGGGCCCGAATCATTCGGATATAGAATACAGGAGATGCTCTCGGCATCTATCTGTTTTTGGAAGGCCCTGTTATATTCCATGCTGTTAAAAAGCGGAAGATCAAAGCCGTCATCGGAAGAAGCTTCCCAAAGGCGGAGGGTGTTTACCGTGTCCGTACCGTAACCTACAATCGGCATATCATAAGGGGTGGCAATAATTTCTTCTGCCCCATTTAGATCATAATAGAGTCTCCCGCTTTCGGAGGTTCGGGAAGAAGGAATACCTCCAAAGTAGACCTTAACGCTCAAATCGGAGCGGCGTACCTCCCAAGGGTCGCGGGCAAAAAGCCAGCGGTCGGGATATTCGACTTGATAGCCGTTTTCGATTCTTTGTTCGAACATTCCATACTTATAGCG is from Treponema denticola and encodes:
- a CDS encoding DUF308 domain-containing protein, with protein sequence MSEKKLSYSMIFLAIAVMSTVLGLVCIFNPDSITRIIVTIVGISLIVYGLVEIYQFLSIKMNTFLVLGIILIGLGLLCLVNPSAVLGLIGLVLGLFLICLGAVEVKKSFDLKRYGVKLWWLWLIFAGIVCLIGLSGLFNPASISGLFASLIGFGFLINGISSIWLFFVLKKRI
- a CDS encoding MalY/PatB family protein; protein product: MSINKTRKYDFENTLPRKNIGSAKWELMYRWNPDVPDGIIPLSVADMEFKNPPEITEGLKSYLDRLILGYSMRYPDYDNAVINWLKRKHDYTVSAEMILQTPGVVNAFFAAVNAFTEKGDGVIIMRPVYYPFSMAIEMNDRELVNCPLLCDKDNYYTIDYEKFERLAKQPKNKLLIFCSPHNPVGRVWKKEELKKLAEIALANNVIVFSDEIWNDLVMPGYKHTIMASISKEIGSNTITATAPSKTFNVAGLATSNIIVENENLRTKYYDMLQRMRSSSVNVLGFKACEIAYTQCDKWLDELLQVLDTNQKLVKNYFDSNFPMLKSRFIEGTYLQWIDFRALGMDNQTLENFMHNEAQFFTDEGYVFGSEGDGFERINVGCPTKILQQHLEMLGDALKKKLLSL
- a CDS encoding glycogen/starch/alpha-glucan phosphorylase; the encoded protein is MVISKEEVKDSVIRRLKRNFSKSLDKATRREIYDAVASTVMELIQSNWIKTMNAQEKTGVRRMYYLSAEFLMGRALINNINNMGIRKTIEEIADEISEPLSIIEDEEPDAGLGNGGLGRLAACFLDSLATMNYPGHGYGIRYKYGMFEQRIENGYQVEYPDRWLFARDPWEVRRSDLSVKVYFGGIPSSRTSESGRLYYDLNGAEEIIATPYDMPIVGYGTDTVNTLRLWEASSDDGFDLPLFNSMEYNRAFQKQIDAESISCILYPNDSGPPGMNLRLKQQYFFTSASLQDIIRSFIHREGTDFTKLPDYVVIQLNDTHPVVGIPELMRILMDDYHLEWDAAWDITKKVFAYTNHTILAEALEKWPIDVFQKLLPRIYQIVEEINRRFLAKLYEKYPGDWKKHNNMAIMADGKIHMARLAIAGSFSVNGVAALHTEILKHKELADFYDLYPNKFNNKTNGVTQRRWLLTANPLLSEFITKYIGGGWITNLNELKKLEAFIDDEEFLEGFIEVKHKNKIRLAEYLEKNQGIFINPDSIYDVQIKRLHEYKRQLLNILHIMTLYNRIINDPSYDPVPQTFIFGAKAAAAYRRAKEIIKLINTVADRINNDHRVAGKLRVVFVENYRVSAAEKIFPAADISEQISTAGKEASGTGNMKFMINGAVTIGTLDGANIEIIEEAGAENEFIFGLKAEEILKMDKENTYNPREYLAANPELEKAVNQLIDGTYTLPGEQTFRGLYDSLIYGVEGQRPDTYYILADFKSYQKAHEQIISEYYHRHSWAKKCILNIARSGKFSSDRTIQNYVDEIWKLEKINVNQ